A DNA window from Ostrea edulis chromosome 5, xbOstEdul1.1, whole genome shotgun sequence contains the following coding sequences:
- the LOC130054914 gene encoding uncharacterized protein LOC130054914: MLIVQRLVKEIDQHLRDEQAGFRAGRGTTEQIFLQGNILEQAREWNSSVYTCFIDLEKAFDSLHQDTLWKITNHYGLPDKFIRLVQCLCSGQPGSIAGGQKLSTIDTRGTTEYIRRRTGHARSAYNKLIAFWNNSQIGKKTKIRLFNSNVVSVLLYSNETWKMTKGDEQVLDTFLHKSLSRILQIYKSTKQDSERKSRNRAH, from the exons ATGCTCATAGTTCAACGGCTTGTAAAAGAAATAGACCAACACCTCAGAGACGAACAAGCAGGATTTAGAGCTGGAAGAGGAACAACAGAGCAGATATTTCTACAGGGGAATATACTAGAGCAGGCCAGAGAATGGAACTCCAGCGTATATACTTGTTTTATAGACCTTGAAAAGGCCTTTGACAGCCTGCACCAAGACACTCTGTGGAAGATCACGAATCACTACGGATTACCAGACAAATTCATCAGATTGGTTCAATGCttatgtagcggtcagccgggttcgattgCCGGTGGCCAGAAGCTCA GCACCATTGACACCAGAGGTACCACAGAATACATCAGAAGGAGAACAGGCCACGCAAGATCTGCCTACAACAAACTGATAGCCTTCTGGAATAACTCCCAGATTGGAAAGAAAACGAAGATAAGATTGTTCAATTCTAATGTGGTCTCGGTTCTACTCTACAGCAATGAAACATGGAAAATGACAAAGGGTGATGAGCAAGTCCTTGATACCTTCCTACACAAGAGCCTAAGCAGGATCCTGCAGATATACAAAAGTACGAAACAAGATAGCGAGAGAAAGAGCAGGAATAGAGCCCATTAG